The DNA sequence TTCGTAGAAGAGGGGCTTCATGCTTACAGCTCCATGCAGGAAGAATACGGAATCACTCCATCAGATGAGCATTATGGTTGTATGGTGGATTTATTAAGTCGAGCAGGTCGGGTGGAAGAAGCCTACAATCTTCTAAAACATGTCCCTTCAAGACGGAATGCTTCAGCGATCGGTGCTCTGCTTGCTGCTTGCAGAATTCATGGAAATTCCGAAATGGGAGAAAGAGTAGGTCAATGGCTATTGGACATCGAGCCGCAGAATGCAAGCGCCTATTGCTcagtatcaaatttttatgctGGAGAAGGAAAATGGGATGAAGTAGCACATTTAGGAGCTGTTGCCAAAGGAAAGGGTCTGAAAAGAACTCCTGGATATAGCCTCATAGACTTTTAACTAAACAGGGTTTTTTGGGAGTTCATAATTTGAAAACTAAAAATCCCCATTATTGACTTTGGCATGATATGCActcctattattattattatgtcatTTTCTACTGAAATAGTTTCTAAAACATCTCCTGCTAAGTGCTAATCCCCAGTTCTTTTGATCTTTGATGTCTCACTTCCATTTTTTCTCTATATAAAGTTTTCAGCATCTATATACGGAAAGATAAGAAcagaaaataaggaaagaaaaacatcTCATGTTCCCTCCCTGCCCCTAGCAATGAAAACTTGAGAAGAACAcaacaaaaacattaaaaaaaagttccCACCGGGAGTCGAACCCAGGTCGCTGGATTCAAAGTCCAGAGTGCTAACCACTACACCATGGAACCGCTTCATTCATCGACATAGTATAATAGTGATATCTGACGGAGTTTCCAGAACTGAACATGCAAGACTGAATCTTTAGCTGTTGAATGTCTGAATCCCATCATCAAACTTGGGCCGCATTTCGAAAAACTAGCAACACCAAACCTCCAAGAAGATCCATTCTTCTCTTCGGAGATCTTTTCAAGAATGGCGGAAGATAACGCAAACGAAGCCTCCAGCACCAGCTCAAAAAACTATGACATAATAGTCTTCGGCGCCTCCGGTTTCACCGGCAAATACGTAGTCCGAGAAGCCCTCAAGTTCCTCAACACTCCTAACTCACCCCTCAAAACCCTTGCCTTGGCGGGACGAAGCCCGTCGAGATTATCTGAAGCCCTCAACTGGGCCTCCTCCCCTAACTCGCCGCCCAATATCCCCCTCCTCACGGCCGACACTTCCGACCCCAACTCCCTTATCCGCCTCGCCGCCCAAGCAAGGATCATACTGAATTGCGTCGGCCCGTTTCGGCTCTATGGGCAGCCTGTTGTTTCGGCCTGCGTGGATGCCGGCTGCGATTATTTGGACATTTGTGGTGAACCCGAGTTCATGGAGAGGATGGAGGCTTTGTACCACGAGAAGGCAGTGGACAAGGGATCCTTGGTTATTTCGGCTTGCGGGTTCGACTCTGTTCCTGCTGGGATGGGGCTGTTGTTTCATTCCAGGCAGTGGACCGGGCCTTCGGTCCCCAACCGTGTGGAGGCATATTTGAGCTTGGAGTCGGATAAGAGGATCGTTGGGAATTTTGGGACGTATGAGTCTGCCGTTCTTGGGGTGGCTAATGCTGGTAAATTGGTGGAGTTGAGAAGGAACAGGCCCAAAAGAGCCCGACCCCAGGTATGATTCTCTCTTTTGCTTAAGTTGGATTTTTGTTTACTTGCTTTCTTTATGCCGATGATATCGTGTAGGCAGTATCAGTAATAGTTAGAGGAAGATGATGGTATGCCTTTCTTCAATTCTGAAGGAAAATTGTTTCTGACCCAGAGTAAAAGTTGTTCTGACGATCAGCTTTTGTAGTTCAGAACTCGTGGAACAGTTGCCGTATTTGTTGCATATTCtgtattagaaaaaaaattgtaatcatAAAATTCTCTGCCTATAATATTGAGCTGTATATGGATTTAAATAAGATTGCAAGAGCAATGAGCCTCTTGGAGTTGGACTTGATAGGAATAAGCAAACTTGTATAGAGTTTGGTGTCCACTCAACTTATCTTGTTATACTTGTTTGCTTTTGGCTTACAGGACATGGTCTCTTAAATTCGCTTGCTTATTGCAGATTCTTGGACCTGCACCCCCCAAAGGTCCTATCATAGAACACCAGAAGCAGCTCGGGCTTTGGGCTATAAAGCTACCATCAGCTGATTCCATTGTTGTGCGAAGAACGCTATCCGCTCTGACTGAAAATCCTCATGGTTTACCTGGTGTTAATGAAAGTTTTGAAAGCGCTAAAATGAGGGAGGCCTTCTGGTTGTCTGTGAAGCCGGCTCATTTTGGTGTGAAATTGGGGTCAAAATCGTTGCTTGGTTTATTTCCCGTCATCATGCTTGGAATATTCATTGGGCTCTTAAGCAAAAGTGCAGTAGGAAGATGGCTTCTCTTGAAATTCCCCTCATTTTTCAGCTTTGGGTGGTTCCGGAAGAAAGGACCTTCTGAGGATGAAGTGGCGAGTGCTACCTTCAAGATGTGGTTTATTGGTCAGGGGTTTTCTGACAGCAGTCTAGCATCGCAGGGAAACAAGAAACCTGATACTGAAATAATAACAAGGGTAATGGGACCTGAGATTGGATATCTGACAACTCCAATAATTCTTCTCCAGTGCGCCCTTCTTGTGCTGAAGGACCGTGATAATCTGCCAAAAGGAGGAGTTTTCACTCCTGGGATTGTATTTGGCCCAAGAGACCTCGAAACACGACTGCAAGAGAATGGAATCTCTTTCGACTTCATTTCGAAGAAGACCCTTACTGCTTGATTCTTATTGTCTCCATGTGATAATATCAAACTTCTTTCATCATAAGTggcaataataataagatatcttttcttgaaattctttaCGGTTTCTTGGTCACTACTTGgatgtttatttgtttatccACCTTATTTGCGAGGTTTCTCAGAATGTCTGAGATgcattttctcaaattcaCTAAAAACTACTCTGTTTGATCTCATTTTCGGACCATCTCAAGGATAAGCCGAAACACTTTGGTCTCATGTAGAAATATCATATCTTCTCAAGGATAAGCCGAAACACTTTGGTCTCATGTAgaaatatcatatttcttgGTGTTTTCTCTCATTTGGCATGATACATATACAcgcacacatatatatataaaaggcataatttgataataaaatgatctttcaaaacacaatattaaacatacaatacttatatatataaatatttaaaagagatgacaataaataattatttttatctaaaataaaaaatcaaacatataatacttattttaaattatctttagaaataaatccaaatagtacaacacatttatttatgaatacaAACGCTATGTAGATGTTCCATCGCTAGTATGCCAATTTGGATATAAAAAGACAAGCTTATATTCAACATAACAAGAATGTACGTAACTTCTTTCAAGATGGGGATGCTTCAATCTGTCTGTGTTGATCTCGTCCTGCGCCATTACCTCAAGAACTGGAGAAGTAACTGACAACAAGACTGTTCTCATTGTGATTATGCATGTGAGCATATGAGATCTGGCTCTCAGCTGGAGATGTCTTGAATACGACACGGATATTTGCAATACAGAGATACATACTTCAAATTGATTCTTGTGCACCAAAGTCTAGCTACTTCTCCTTGCTTGTCAACATTGCAATTACTTCCACCAAGACTTTTTCCGAGCTCCCACCAACTTCACAGGCCTCCCTCGCTTTCTCCCTCACATTTTTAGCCGCCTTCTTGACAATGCAGTCTCCCCTGATCTGCTCCACTAGTCGGCCAATCTCTTTTCCGTCCACCAACTTTTCGCCTCCCCATCCCCACTCCTTAATCCAAATTCCGAGGCCTGCCTTCTCCACAGTTTCTGCATTCATCTTATGGTCGCAATGGTGAGGCCATGCCAACATTGGCACCCCCTACCAAGCTGCTTGCATGACCGAACCCCATTCACATTGGTTAACAAATCCTCCAATGGCAGGATGAGCCAGTATCTTTTCCTGATCCACCCACCCTCTTATTATTTCACCCCTGCTCTTGCTTCCTTCTGGAGAAGAATCCCCTGAAAATTCGTGAAACTCTTTACTAACGTGCCCTTCCTCATTGCTTTTAATTACCCACAAATAGTTACGCCCGCATATTTCCAGCCCTTTCCTTAGTTCTCTTATTTGATCTGTTGACATTACCTCTCGGCTCCCGAAATTGACATAAACCACTGACTCAGCAGGTTTCTCATTTAACCATGGAAGATGATGTCTTTCCTGAGGCTCACGGGATCTCAATGGTCCAATGGGAAAAAGTGGTGGCAGGTTGTTCAGAACACGGTAGCTATTGAGGGCTGCGATTGTTTCCTGTTCAAACCAGTTGAAGGTGTTTAAGAGAACTCCTTTTACTTTTGATAATGATCGGGCATTTGGCAAGAGAAAGACTGGTAACagataatttgttgaatcatCCATCCACGTGGGAGGAATGCTCGATTTTTGTATTGGTGCCAATTCTTGGAATCTTTACATCACCAAAGGATTGCTAAATACATTGGGATCCTCCGTCGTCAGAAAAGGAAGATACGCAATAAGAGAGAAAAACTGTGCTGAAGTGGTGGCAACAATGTAGTAAGGGATGTCCAAATCAGCAGAGATTTCAGCCAGTTTAACTGCTATAGCAAAGTCTGAGAATATAGCATTAACTGGTAAAGAATATAGGATAGGCTTTAGCTGGTCGAGGGAATGATTGATGTTCTGGAACTGCATAATGAAAGGATCTCTGAAGTAATAACAAGTGCAACGGGACCTGAGATATCTGACAACTCCAATAATTCTTTTCCAAAGCGCTCTTCTTGTGCTGAAGGACCGTGAGAATCTGCCAAAAGGAGGACTTTTCAACCCTGGGATCGTATTTGGCCCAACAGACCTCGAAACACGAATCCAAGAGAATGGAATCTCTTTTGACTTCATTTAGAAGAGCACTGTTTCTGTTGAGTCTTATGGTCTTCATGTGATAATCTCAAACTTCTTTCATCATGAATGgcaataatatataatgagatatcttttcttgaaattttttacagTGTCTTGATCGCTACTtggatatttatttgtttatccACCTTGTTTGCGAGGTTACTCAGGATGTTTGAACTGCATTTCTCAATTCACTAAAAGCTAGATGTTCAATCACTACTATGCCAATTTGGATGTAAAAACAAGCTTATATTGACTTCTTTCAAGATGGGGATGCTTCAACTTGTCTGTGTTGATTTCCTCTAGTTCAATTACTTCAAGAACTGGAGAAGTAACTGACAACAAGACTGTTTTCATTGTGATTATGCGTGTAAGTATATGAAATCTGGTTCTCAGTTGGAAATGTCTTAAATACAGCACGGATATTTGCAATACAGAGACACATGCTTCAAATTGATTCTTGTGCACCAAAGTCTAGCTACTTCTCCTTGCTCGTCAAGATTGCAATTACTTCTGCTAAGACTTTTTCTGAGCTCCCACCAACTTCACAGGCCTCCCTAGCTTTCTCCCTCACATTTTTAGCTGCCTTCTTGATATTCGAGTCTTCCATTATCCACGCCAGCAGTGGGCCAATCTCTTTTCCGTCGACCAACTTTTCACCTCCCCAGCCCCAGTCCTCAATCCAAATGCCGAGGCCTGCCTTCTTCACAGTTTCTGCATTCATCTTCTGGTCACCATGTTGTGGCCAGGCCAACATTGGCACCCCATTCCAAGCTGCTTGCATGACTGAATCCCATTCACATTCGTTAACAAATCCTCCAATGGCAGGATGAGCCAGTAGCTTTTCATGATCCACCCACCCTCTTATTATTTTACCCCTCCTCTTGCTTCCTTCAGGAGAAGAATCACCTGAAAATTCATGAAACTCCCTACTATGGTGCACGTCCTCATTGGCTTTAATCACCCACAAATAGTTACACCCGCATATTTCCAGCCCTTTCCTCAGTTCTCTTATTTGATCTGTGGACATTACTTCTCGGCTCCCGATATTGACATACACCACTGATTCAGCAGGTTGCTCATTTAACCATGGAAGATGATGGCTTTCCTGAGTCTCATAAGATTGCAGAGGCCCAATAGGAAAAAGTGGTGGCAGCCTGTTTAAAACTCGGCCGCTATTGAGGGCTGCGATTGTTTCCGGTTCAAACCAGTTGAAGGTGCTTAAGAGAACTCCTTTTACTTTTGGTAATGATCCAGCATTTGGCAAAAGAAATACTGGTAACagataatttgttgaatcatCCATCCACGTGGGAGGAATGCTCGATTTTTGTATTGGTGCCAATTCTTGGATCTTTACATCCCCCAAAGGGTTGCTAAATACATTGGGATCCTCCGTCATCAGAACAGGAAGATATGCGACAAGGGAGAAAAACTGTGCTGAAGTGGTGGAAACAATGTAGTAAGGGATGTCAAGATCAGCAGAGATTTGAGCCAGTTTAAATGCTATAGCAAAGTCTGAGAATATAGCTTTAACTGGTGAAGAACATAGGATAGGCTTTAGCTGGTCTAGGGAACGATTGATGTTTTGGAAATGGATAATAAAAGGATCTCTGATGGTGGAGTCCGAGGGGGTGTGCAAATCCATTTCAAAATCGAGTATCTCTAGTCTTGGGTGGTTGGCTGAGAAATGGGAGAAGCTAGTAAACTCAGGAGCAAGGGCTTGAGGCTTAATGTTGATGAAAGTAACTTTGCAGTTACGCGATGCAAACATGACAGCAATTCGGTAAAACGGAATCAAGTTTCCAGTACCACTTGGAAGGAAAACTAGGTGAGGATACTCTCTGTTGTTGAAGCTGTTTGAGACAGACATTGTAATTAGCAGAGTAGCAGTAGGTGGATACTTGGTATGATCTGCCACACATAAGCCATATAAAAGGACATAAAACGGGCAACTTCTGTAATTCTCAGATTAAACCGTGAAAATTGTAACTTTCGTCTTATCAAATTGCCTGGTTTGATTATGTTTCTACACCAGTTATTTAATCCATTATGAAAAACTTGCTTGTTCGATagtttgttgaaaatttgaaggaatCTACTTCAACATTATGCCAAGAAGGAAACACCATTTTCCATGATCTACTGGCCCATGAAAGATTCTGCATgcaaaagaaattcttttatgTCAACTTCTcttctatatttatatgtatgagataagtttaattaatattgccATTCCAACCACTCTTCTAACTGTAACAAAGAATTACTAGTTTAGGAGAGCGATCTTTGTTTAAACAAGCAACAATGGTACTATACATATCTGTTCTTGAGAGCAACAATGCACCCTTCCATTCTCCAAATGATTGGAGAGCACTATGCAAGTTGCAGTATACTTGTAACCAGCCATAAGTTGATGCATGTTGTTTGTTCATTTTAGCTGTCAATCATTGTGCTAGTGTATGTTTTCGGATTATTAATCCATACAGGTTTTGATCAGATGCTTGATTGTCTTAAGAGAAAATAGATTATCCTACATGAACACTGGAAAGATTGCAGAATCAGCTCAAGAGAAAAATCATGTACCAATAACTTAAATGTAGACATGTCGAAAGCAGTAGAAGTAGAAAATTCAGGTTTCTTCCTTGCTCTTGAATGAGTCAATTAGGCCTTGGAGCAACCTTTCTGAACTTCCATTCGTTTCTCTTGCGTGCCGAGCTTTTTCCTTCACCTCCTTTGCTCTAGCCCTCAAGTTTTCGCTTAGCATCAGCTCTGTTATCCTGTCCGCTATGTCATTTCCGTCCACCAATTTCTCCCCTGTCCAGCCCCACTCCCTAACCCACAACCCGAATCCCACCTTTTCAACCACCTCTGCATTAATCCTCTGGTCACCATGCTGTGGCCAAGCCAAAATGGGCACTCCTAGTCTGGCTGCTTCTATCACTGAGTTCCAACCACAATGGCTAACAAATCCTCCAATCGCTGGGTGTGCTAAGATCTGCTCTTGGTTCACCCATCCCTTTATAACAATACCCTTCTTCTTGGCTCTTCCAAGAAATGATTCACCTACTATGTCTTCTACCTTTTCCGTGTCATCTTTGTCCACTTTGCTTGCTTTCAACACCCACAAGAATGTGCACCCACTTTTCTCCAATCCAGTGGTTAACTCTTTTATTTGATCTTTGGACAGTGCTGTCCTGCTCCCAAAGCTAACGAAAACTACTGATTCTGGAGCTTGCTCATCAAGCCATGGAAGATCAGAGGCCTGTTCAATATCAAAAGACTCCAAGGGTCCAACAGGAAGAATAGGCGCTGGATGAGGTGCTACTCCACTACTATTCAGTGCCTCAATTGCTTCTGATTCAATCCAGTTAAACGTGTTAATCAGAATGCTTTTCACTTTAAAGATCGACGAAACGTTTGTACTGATACTGACTGCGAAGAAATTATTATCATCGAGCATTGCTGGAGGAATGCTAGACACAGGCATTGGGCCTATACCAGGAAGCTCAATGTAACCATTTCCACCACCGgcattattttttgtattcttgTACTGTGCGAGCAGAGGAAAATAAACCATAAGAGAAAGGAATCTAGCGGAAGTCgtaattagtatatatgtaGAAATGGAGAGATCAGAAGCAAGCTGGCTCACGCTACTAGCAACAGAAAAATCTGCAACTATAGCAGACAGAGATGGAGATAAACAAGATAGTACTGGACGCAAAAGATGAACA is a window from the Sesamum indicum cultivar Zhongzhi No. 13 linkage group LG15, S_indicum_v1.0, whole genome shotgun sequence genome containing:
- the LOC105177357 gene encoding UDP-glycosyltransferase 13-like, with protein sequence MSVSNSFNNREYPHLVFLPSGTGNLIPFYRIAVMFASRNCKVTFINIKPQALAPEFTSFSHFSANHPRLEILDFEMDLHTPSDSTIRDPFIIHFQNINRSLDQLKPILCSSPVKAIFSDFAIAFKLAQISADLDIPYYIVSTTSAQFFSLVAYLPVLMTEDPNVFSNPLGDVKIQELAPIQKSSIPPTWMDDSTNYLLPVFLLPNAGSLPKVKGVLLSTFNWFEPETIAALNSGRVLNRLPPLFPIGPLQSYETQESHHLPWLNEQPAESVVYVNIGSREVMSTDQIRELRKGLEICGCNYLWVIKANEDVHHSREFHEFSGDSSPEGSKRRGKIIRGWVDHEKLLAHPAIGGFVNECEWDSVMQAAWNGVPMLAWPQHGDQKMNAETVKKAGLGIWIEDWGWGGEKLVDGKEIGPLLAWIMEDSNIKKAAKNVREKAREACEVGGSSEKVLAEVIAILTSKEK
- the LOC105177295 gene encoding UDP-glycosyltransferase 13, whose product is MATTTKSEKGTPPHLALFPCAGMGHLMPFLRLAAMLASRGCSVTFITVQPTVSAAESDHLSSFFSTHPHIKRLEFPLPPYKKSKFLNNDPFFIQAEAIGNAVHLLRPVLSCLSPSLSAIVADFSVASSVSQLASDLSISTYILITTSARFLSLMVYFPLLAQYKNTKNNAGGGNGYIELPGIGPMPVSSIPPAMLDDNNFFAVSISTNVSSIFKVKSILINTFNWIESEAIEALNSSGVAPHPAPILPVGPLESFDIEQASDLPWLDEQAPESVVFVSFGSRTALSKDQIKELTTGLEKSGCTFLWVLKASKVDKDDTEKVEDIVGESFLGRAKKKGIVIKGWVNQEQILAHPAIGGFVSHCGWNSVIEAARLGVPILAWPQHGDQRINAEVVEKVGFGLWVREWGWTGEKLVDGNDIADRITELMLSENLRARAKEVKEKARHARETNGSSERLLQGLIDSFKSKEET
- the LOC105177294 gene encoding probable mitochondrial saccharopine dehydrogenase-like oxidoreductase At5g39410 → MAEDNANEASSTSSKNYDIIVFGASGFTGKYVVREALKFLNTPNSPLKTLALAGRSPSRLSEALNWASSPNSPPNIPLLTADTSDPNSLIRLAAQARIILNCVGPFRLYGQPVVSACVDAGCDYLDICGEPEFMERMEALYHEKAVDKGSLVISACGFDSVPAGMGLLFHSRQWTGPSVPNRVEAYLSLESDKRIVGNFGTYESAVLGVANAGKLVELRRNRPKRARPQILGPAPPKGPIIEHQKQLGLWAIKLPSADSIVVRRTLSALTENPHGLPGVNESFESAKMREAFWLSVKPAHFGVKLGSKSLLGLFPVIMLGIFIGLLSKSAVGRWLLLKFPSFFSFGWFRKKGPSEDEVASATFKMWFIGQGFSDSSLASQGNKKPDTEIITRVMGPEIGYLTTPIILLQCALLVLKDRDNLPKGGVFTPGIVFGPRDLETRLQENGISFDFISKKTLTA
- the LOC105177356 gene encoding UDP-glycosyltransferase 708C1-like; translated protein: MKTIRLNRNSALLNEVKRDSILLDSCFEFQNINHSLDQLKPILYSLPVNAIFSDFAIAVKLAEISADLDIPYYIVATTSAQFFSLIAYLPFLTTEDPNVFSNPLETIAALNSYRVLNNLPPLFPIGPLRSREPQERHHLPWLNEKPAESVVYVNFGSREVMSTDQIRELRKGLEICGRNYLWVIKSNEEGHVSKEFHEFSGDSSPEGSKSRGEIIRGWVDQEKILAHPAIGGFVNQCEWGSVMQAAW